The following proteins come from a genomic window of Anopheles ziemanni chromosome 3, idAnoZiCoDA_A2_x.2, whole genome shotgun sequence:
- the LOC131288851 gene encoding uncharacterized protein LOC131288851: MRAGFIVVALMALTATGVQEVSGQNIILDAIMRRILENLREMMRTGNPETGMPILAPYHNPDLFINASFGGLLDFDARFTPMNIVGLDSFVGRLQVDLSNLRFPFEFRFSELSAHGFYDANGRLWGLIPIFGIGDFSVRPRDILATGFAQITDNGQGFLMLSDFSISLQIDSLESNIQGLLLGGELSDLLNAVIQDIVPSVLRNFPDGMTNLLNALVVPIANRFLATRTMEDLMGLLFP, from the exons ATGCGTGCAGGATTCATTGTGGTGGCGCTTATGGCCCTGACGGCCACCGGTGTTCAGG AGGTGTCTGGGCAGAACATCATCCTGGACGCCATCATGCGTCGGATTCTCGAGAACCTTCGTGAGATGATGCGCACGGGCAATCCGGAGACGGGAATGCCCATCCTGGCCCCGTACCACAACCCGGATCTGTTCATCAACGCCAGCTTCGGTGGATTACTAGA ttttgaTGCACGCTTCACACCGATGAACATCGTCGGCCTGGACTCTTTCGTCGGTCGGCTACAGGTGGACCTGTCCAACCTACGGTTCCCCTTCGAGTTCCGCTTCTCCGAGCTGAGCGCCCACGGTTTCTACGACGCCAACGGACGTCTGTGGGGTCTGATTCCCATCTTTGGCATCGGTGACTTCTCAGTCCGCCCGCGGGACATCTTGGCGACTGGTTTCGCCCAGATCACTGACAACGGCCAGGGTTTCCTGATGCTGTCCGACTTCTCTATCAGCCTGCAGATCGACTCGCTCGAGAGCAACATCCAGGGCCTGCTACTTGGCGGTGAGTTGTCCGATCTGCTGAACGCCGTCATCCAGGATATTGTCCCGTCGGTGCTGCGTAACTTCCCCGATGGCATGACGAACCTGCTGAACGCACTGGTCGTCCCTATCGCGAACCGCTTCCTGGCCACGCGCACGATGGAGGATCTGATGGGATTGCTGTTCCCATAA
- the LOC131288390 gene encoding uncharacterized protein LOC131288390, with translation MKLLPILVLSLAAVATAAVIKNPEKEVDQHPPNQRTTLDEALAQLLENIRELLRTGDPERGIPVMAPLQTDQLDVDLSFGGLLDFTAILRNLFVDGLDRFEGTLTLNVMQMEFRYDFLFPDVIARGHYDANGRLFGLIPVFGFGNFHVAPRNLRIQGTALLRQLPSGYLHMPQLNANVRLASLQNNIEGMLLGGELSDLLNEVIQDLIPSVLVNFAPQVSEIISRVGIPIADSILNTMTLDDLFALIPMNQ, from the exons ATGAAACTTCTACCTATACTTGTACTTTCACTGGCTGCAGTTGCAACTGCGGCCGTTATAAAAAATCCAGAAAAAGAAGTAGACCAACATCCACCAAACCAACGGACAACGCTGGATGAAGCACTCGCTCAGCTGCTGGAGAACATCCGAGAGCTGCTTCGTACCGGTGATCCGGAACGTGGCATCCCAGTGATGGCACCACTGCAAACCGATCAGTTGGATGTCGACTTGAGCTTCGGTGGTCTGCTGGA CTTTACGGCAATTCTGCGCAATCTGTTCGTCGACGGGTTGGATCGGTTCGAGGGCACGCTCACGCTCAACGTCATGCAGATGGAGTTCCGGTACGACTTTCTCTTCCCGGATGTGATAGCTCGCGGACACTACGACGCCAACGGCCGCCTGTTCGGATTGATTccggtgtttggttttggCAACTTCCACGTCGCGCCGCGCAACCTACGCATTCAAGGGACGGCCCTGCTGCGTCAGCTTCCATCCGGTTATCTGCACATGCCCCAGCTTAACGCCAACGTTCGGCTCGCTTCCTTGCAG AATAACATCGAAGGTATGCTGCTCGGCGGTGAGTTGTCCGACCTGCTGAACGAGGTGATTCAGGATCTGATTCCGTCCGTGCTGGTCAACTTTGCGCCACAAGTGTCGGAAATCATCTCACGGGTGGGCATTCCAATAGCCGATTCTATCCTGAACACGATGACGCTGGACGACTTGTTCGCACTGATTCCAATGAACCAATAA
- the LOC131284383 gene encoding uncharacterized protein LOC131284383, which yields MKFAIVATCALLVTLLGAVEVRAGTVVQAPRDNALDQMIIELLENFKQSMTCGIPDLGVPVLAPFELDHFEVNIEQKGLKFKGEMNNLLVDGLNEFEIKNVHINVLKLQLTFELYFASIRSKGDYRAKGKVIGLFPFNRKGPFHFNVNGVTLKGSVKVGISGDNVQVRELQITPTVETVNSDLKNVFLLPLNTFIFNRIVEGVLPGMINDNKDDITAAIEDNLKPVINELLGDITLQDLIDMASGEGSSIPTTC from the exons ATGAAGTTTGCAATCGTGGCTACTTGTGCCCTACTGGTCACCCTACTTGGAGCCGTAGAGGTTCGGGCGGGCACCGTTGTCCAGGCACCACGTGATAATGCGCTTGACCAGATGATTATTGAGTTGTTGGAGAACTTCAAGCAATCGATGACCTGTGGCATTCCCGATCTCGGTGTTCCTGTTCTGGCACCGTTCGAGCTGGACCATTTCGAGGTGAACATCGAGCAGAAGGGTCTTAA ATTCAAAGGGGAGATGAACAACCTGCTTGTGGATGGACTGAATGAGTTCGAAATCAAGAACGTCCACATCAACGTGCTGAAGCTCCAGCTGACCTTCGAGCTCTACTTTGCATCCATCCGCAGCAAAGGCGACTACCGAGCGAAGGGCAAAGTCATCGGACTTTTTCCCTTCAACCGCAAAGGCCCATTCCATTTCAACGTGAACG gAGTTACGCTGAAGGGCAGCGTGAAAGTTGGCATCAGCGGTGATAACGTTCAAGTGCGCGAACTTCAAATCACACCGACCGTAGAGACGGTCAACTCCGATCTGAAGAACGTGTTCCTGCTGCCACTGAACACGTTCATCTTTAACCGCATCGTCGAGGGCGTTCTGCCTGGTATGATCAACGATAACAAAGACGACATCACGGCGGCGATCGAGGATAATCTTAAACCGGTCATTAATGAACTGCTGGGTGATATTACACTGCAAGATCTGATCGATATGGCGTCTGGTGAAGGATCTTCCATTCCGACTACTTGCTAG